One genomic segment of Cellulophaga sp. HaHaR_3_176 includes these proteins:
- a CDS encoding homogentisate 1,2-dioxygenase produces the protein MPLYHKQGKIPQKRHTIFKKSDGTLHYEQLFGTIGFDGMSSLMYHLHRPTQIKEVGESIDISPKAAVEHNIKSRLLKGFQVQPTDDYLDSRVTVLFNNDVHVGLAAPKKSMTTYFYKNTDADELLFIHKGTGILKTMLGEIPFEYGDYLVIPRGMIYQIHFDTEENRLLVTESYHPIYTPKRYRNYFGQHLEHSPFCERDFKLPENLQSYDEKGEFLMKVKKQGQLHHLTYATHPFDVVGWDGYNFPYGFSIHNFEPITGRVHQPPPVHQTFETSAFVVCSFVPRLYDYHPQSIPAPYNHSNIDSDEVLYYVDGDFMSRKSIDQGYISLHPAGIPHGPHPGTYEASIGKSKTEELAVMIDTFKPLKLTQAALDIDDGKYYKSWME, from the coding sequence ATGCCACTGTATCATAAGCAAGGAAAAATACCTCAAAAAAGACATACTATTTTTAAAAAATCAGATGGGACTTTACATTATGAGCAATTGTTTGGCACCATTGGTTTTGACGGAATGTCTTCTTTAATGTATCATTTACATAGACCTACTCAGATAAAAGAAGTAGGAGAGTCTATTGATATTTCTCCGAAAGCAGCAGTGGAGCACAATATTAAGTCACGCTTATTAAAAGGCTTTCAAGTGCAACCTACAGATGATTATTTAGACAGTAGAGTTACGGTGCTATTTAATAATGATGTGCATGTAGGTTTAGCAGCACCTAAAAAATCGATGACGACGTATTTTTATAAAAATACAGACGCAGATGAGTTACTGTTTATTCATAAAGGAACAGGTATACTAAAAACCATGCTCGGTGAAATTCCGTTTGAATATGGAGATTATTTAGTGATACCTCGTGGGATGATTTATCAAATACATTTTGATACCGAAGAGAATAGACTTTTGGTTACAGAAAGTTACCACCCTATTTATACGCCTAAAAGATACCGTAACTATTTCGGTCAGCATTTAGAACATTCTCCTTTTTGTGAGCGTGATTTTAAACTACCAGAAAATTTACAATCCTATGATGAGAAGGGTGAATTTTTAATGAAAGTGAAAAAGCAAGGTCAATTGCATCATTTAACCTATGCAACACATCCTTTTGATGTGGTAGGTTGGGATGGTTATAATTTTCCTTACGGATTTTCTATCCATAATTTTGAGCCTATAACAGGAAGAGTACATCAACCACCACCAGTACATCAAACGTTTGAAACTAGTGCTTTCGTGGTATGTTCTTTTGTGCCAAGATTGTATGATTACCATCCGCAATCAATACCAGCGCCGTATAATCATTCTAATATAGATTCTGATGAGGTACTCTATTATGTTGACGGTGATTTTATGAGTCGCAAAAGTATAGATCAGGGGTATATTTCATTGCATCCTGCGGGCATACCTCACGGTCCGCATCCAGGAACTTACGAAGCTAGCATCGGGAAATCTAAAACCGAAGAATTAGCGGTTATGATTGATACCTTTAAGCCTCTGAAATTAACACAAGCGGCTTTAGATATTGATGACGGTAAATATTACAAATCTTGGATGGAATAG
- the ccoS gene encoding cbb3-type cytochrome oxidase assembly protein CcoS codes for MSVIYILLTISIAVAILFFIAFIISVKSGQYDDSYTPSVRILFEDELVKKTSETKKSKPIQLKKFK; via the coding sequence ATGAGTGTCATTTATATTTTATTAACGATAAGTATTGCAGTCGCAATTTTATTTTTTATTGCATTTATCATTTCAGTAAAAAGTGGTCAATACGATGATTCTTACACACCATCTGTTCGAATTCTTTTCGAAGATGAACTAGTTAAAAAAACTAGTGAAACAAAAAAAAGTAAACCCATCCAACTTAAAAAGTTTAAATAA
- a CDS encoding universal stress protein, with amino-acid sequence MKNVLIPTDFSENAWNAVKYAIELFKDEQCNFYLLNTFTPNIAASRFMASVMPEETSDGENSSRKGLSALINKIQNENPDPAHLHNFKAISSFSFLVDEVKEVVDTYNIHLVILGTKGASGLAEVFMGSNAVRIIKTVKNCPVLAIPASFDFEKPKEIAFATDYNRFYTFSELQPLIELAQTFNAVIRVVHVQPKIKALTELQEFNLNMLRRYLSETEYFIHTISEVNSVSKTLEIFTNELDVHLLAMLNYQHSYIEQVTREPIVKKIAFHTQLPLLVLPEMGIGITQKANIEGVLSAKV; translated from the coding sequence ATGAAAAATGTTTTAATCCCTACAGACTTTTCTGAAAATGCCTGGAACGCAGTTAAATATGCAATTGAATTGTTTAAAGATGAACAATGTAATTTTTATTTGCTAAACACATTTACGCCGAATATAGCAGCAAGCAGATTCATGGCTTCTGTAATGCCTGAAGAAACATCCGATGGTGAAAATAGTTCTAGAAAAGGCTTGAGTGCTCTAATAAATAAGATACAAAACGAAAACCCTGATCCTGCTCATCTTCACAATTTTAAAGCAATTTCTTCTTTTAGTTTTTTAGTTGATGAGGTAAAGGAAGTTGTTGATACATATAATATCCACTTGGTTATTTTAGGCACAAAAGGAGCTTCAGGCCTTGCTGAGGTTTTTATGGGTAGTAATGCTGTTCGTATTATTAAAACGGTGAAAAATTGCCCCGTATTAGCGATACCTGCTAGTTTCGATTTTGAAAAGCCAAAAGAGATTGCATTCGCTACAGATTATAATAGATTTTATACTTTTTCAGAATTACAGCCACTAATAGAGTTGGCACAAACCTTTAATGCAGTAATTAGAGTGGTACATGTGCAGCCAAAAATTAAGGCATTAACAGAACTGCAAGAGTTTAATTTAAATATGCTGCGTAGATACCTAAGTGAAACAGAATATTTTATTCATACCATATCAGAAGTAAATTCGGTTTCTAAAACATTAGAAATTTTCACAAATGAGTTAGATGTTCATTTGTTAGCGATGCTAAACTACCAACATAGTTATATAGAACAAGTAACTAGAGAACCGATTGTGAAGAAAATAGCATTCCATACACAACTGCCGTTATTAGTGCTTCCTGAAATGGGAATAGGCATTACACAAAAAGCAAATATAGAAGGTGTTTTAAGCGCTAAAGTTTAA
- a CDS encoding NAD(P)/FAD-dependent oxidoreductase, which produces MNLPNTNQKRIVIIGGGFAGISVAKKLKNLDAQIVMIDRHNYHTFQPLLYQVSTSGLEPDSIAYPIRKVLKELDNFFFRLAEVEKIDPKKQEIITSIGALSYDYLVMATGTKTNYFNNENIAENAMPMKTVPQALNIRSLILQNFEKADDTKTIEERAALLNFCIVGAGPTGVELAGALAELKQNVFPKDYKHLNIAEMQIHLFEGGTRVLPPMSEKASKKATEFLEKLGVKIHLNTIVEDYDGKVVKIKGGEILKSNNFIWTAGVTGAAIDGFEASNLVERLNRYKVNSFSQVEGYANIFAIGDIAYMATESFPKGHPQVAQPAIQQGENLAKNLKNILDNKKLIPFKYNDKGTMATVGRNKAVVDLENLKFGGFLAWFIWMFVHLMALVGFRNKVIVFFNWAYNYINYDKAARLIVRPYTTKE; this is translated from the coding sequence ATGAATCTTCCGAATACAAATCAGAAAAGAATCGTTATAATTGGTGGCGGATTTGCCGGAATTTCAGTAGCAAAAAAGTTAAAAAACTTAGATGCACAAATAGTAATGATTGATAGGCATAACTATCATACATTTCAGCCACTTTTATATCAAGTTTCTACGAGTGGTTTGGAGCCTGATTCTATTGCATATCCTATTCGAAAAGTTTTAAAAGAACTCGATAATTTTTTCTTTAGATTAGCGGAAGTCGAAAAGATAGATCCTAAAAAACAAGAAATAATTACAAGTATTGGAGCCTTATCATATGATTATTTGGTGATGGCAACAGGTACTAAAACTAATTATTTCAATAACGAAAATATTGCTGAGAATGCAATGCCTATGAAAACTGTTCCACAGGCATTAAATATCAGAAGTTTAATTCTCCAAAATTTCGAAAAAGCAGATGATACTAAAACGATAGAAGAAAGAGCAGCATTGTTGAATTTTTGTATTGTAGGTGCGGGCCCAACAGGGGTAGAGTTAGCAGGAGCTTTAGCGGAATTAAAACAAAATGTTTTTCCGAAAGATTATAAGCATTTGAATATAGCGGAAATGCAAATTCATTTATTTGAAGGAGGAACCCGAGTATTGCCTCCAATGAGTGAGAAAGCTTCTAAAAAAGCAACTGAATTTTTAGAAAAACTAGGGGTTAAAATTCACTTAAACACAATTGTTGAAGATTACGACGGTAAGGTTGTTAAAATAAAAGGCGGTGAAATTTTAAAGTCTAATAACTTTATATGGACAGCAGGAGTTACAGGCGCTGCCATTGATGGTTTTGAAGCTTCAAATTTAGTAGAAAGATTAAATAGATATAAAGTAAACTCTTTTAGTCAAGTAGAAGGGTATGCTAATATTTTTGCGATAGGTGATATTGCGTATATGGCAACAGAGAGCTTTCCAAAAGGACACCCGCAAGTAGCCCAGCCTGCAATTCAACAAGGAGAAAATTTAGCAAAAAACCTTAAAAATATTTTAGATAATAAAAAACTAATTCCTTTTAAATATAACGATAAAGGTACGATGGCTACCGTAGGGAGAAATAAGGCAGTTGTTGATTTAGAAAATTTAAAGTTCGGAGGTTTTCTAGCTTGGTTTATTTGGATGTTTGTACACCTGATGGCTTTAGTTGGTTTCAGAAATAAAGTAATTGTATTCTTTAACTGGGCGTATAATTATATTAATTACGATAAAGCAGCGAGACTAATAGTTAGGCCTTATACTACTAAGGAGTAA
- the ccoN gene encoding cytochrome-c oxidase, cbb3-type subunit I, with protein sequence MEVQQFYYDNKVVKKFLYATMFWGIVGMSVGLLLAFMFLFPNITDGISWLSFGRLRPLHTNAVIFAFIGNAIFAGVYYSTQRLLKARMYSDFLSGFNFWGWQLIIVAAAITLPLGYTTSKEYAELEWPIDIAIAVVWVAFGVNLIGTMIKRRQRHLYVALWFYLATFVTVAVLHIFNSLELPVSGLKSYSVYAGVQDALVQWWYGHNAVAFFLTTPFLGLMYYFIPKAANRPVYSYKLSIVHFWSLIFIYIWAGPHHLLYSALPDWAQNLGVAFSIMLLAPSWGGMINGLLTLRGAWDKVRTDPTLKFMVVAITGYGMATFEGPLLSLKNVNAIAHFSDWIIAHVHVGALAWNGFLTFGMIYWLVPKMFKTKLASIGLANFHFWIGTLGIILYTLPMYVAGFTQALMWKEFNPNGTLVYGNFLETVTEIMPMYWMRAIGGTMYIIGACVMIYNVVLTIRAGSDVEDELAEAPALVRVSKRRISGETFHTWLERKPVQLTILATVAILIGGVVQIIPTILVKSNIPTITSVKPYTPLELEGRDLYIREGCVGCHSQMVRPFRSEVERYGEYAKAGEFVYDHPFLWGSKRTGPDLLRVGGKYSDNWHLNHMYDPQSTSSGSIMPSYSWLVRDKLDKSDTESKMEAMITLGVPYTSDDVKNAQANMDTQGTKIENNLYADPDFAKTYEADKKYAKENNLEFTEMRDREIVAMIAYLQRLGTDIKIKETGELIPENK encoded by the coding sequence ATGGAAGTACAGCAGTTTTATTACGACAATAAAGTCGTTAAAAAGTTCCTCTACGCAACTATGTTTTGGGGCATTGTTGGTATGTCGGTAGGTCTATTACTTGCCTTCATGTTTTTATTCCCAAATATAACCGACGGAATTTCGTGGTTAAGTTTTGGTAGACTAAGACCTCTACACACCAATGCCGTAATATTTGCCTTTATTGGTAATGCTATTTTTGCAGGTGTTTATTACTCTACCCAACGTTTGCTTAAAGCACGTATGTATAGTGACTTTTTAAGTGGCTTTAATTTTTGGGGGTGGCAACTAATTATTGTAGCTGCTGCAATTACATTACCACTTGGGTATACAACTTCTAAAGAGTATGCTGAATTAGAATGGCCAATTGATATTGCTATCGCTGTAGTTTGGGTTGCTTTCGGGGTTAACCTAATAGGTACAATGATTAAAAGAAGACAACGTCATTTATATGTTGCTCTTTGGTTTTACCTTGCTACGTTTGTTACAGTTGCAGTACTTCACATATTTAATAGTTTAGAGCTACCCGTAAGCGGGTTAAAAAGTTATTCGGTTTACGCTGGTGTACAAGATGCTTTGGTACAATGGTGGTACGGACATAATGCGGTTGCATTTTTCTTGACTACGCCTTTTTTAGGTTTAATGTATTACTTTATTCCTAAAGCAGCAAACAGACCTGTTTATTCATATAAACTTTCTATTGTTCACTTTTGGTCATTAATATTTATATACATCTGGGCAGGTCCACATCACTTATTATACTCTGCTTTGCCAGATTGGGCTCAAAATTTAGGCGTTGCTTTTTCTATTATGTTATTAGCTCCATCATGGGGTGGCATGATCAATGGTTTACTTACATTACGTGGTGCCTGGGATAAAGTTAGAACAGACCCTACGCTTAAATTTATGGTTGTTGCTATTACAGGTTACGGTATGGCAACTTTTGAAGGCCCATTACTGTCTCTTAAAAATGTAAATGCAATTGCTCATTTTAGTGATTGGATTATTGCTCACGTGCATGTAGGTGCGTTAGCTTGGAATGGCTTTTTGACATTCGGGATGATCTACTGGTTAGTTCCTAAAATGTTTAAAACAAAACTGGCATCCATTGGTTTAGCAAATTTTCACTTTTGGATTGGAACCTTAGGGATTATACTTTACACATTACCAATGTATGTTGCTGGGTTTACACAGGCATTAATGTGGAAGGAATTTAACCCTAACGGTACTTTAGTATATGGTAACTTTTTAGAAACTGTGACCGAAATAATGCCTATGTACTGGATGCGTGCTATTGGTGGTACTATGTATATTATTGGTGCTTGTGTGATGATTTACAATGTTGTACTGACTATAAGAGCTGGTAGTGATGTTGAAGATGAATTAGCTGAAGCACCTGCTCTAGTACGTGTATCAAAAAGAAGAATTAGTGGAGAAACTTTTCACACTTGGTTAGAGCGTAAACCTGTTCAATTAACCATACTAGCTACTGTAGCTATTTTAATAGGTGGTGTTGTTCAAATTATACCAACCATTTTAGTAAAATCGAACATACCAACAATTACAAGCGTAAAACCATACACGCCTTTAGAGTTAGAAGGTAGAGATTTATACATACGTGAAGGTTGTGTTGGCTGTCACTCACAAATGGTTCGTCCTTTTAGAAGTGAAGTAGAACGTTATGGCGAGTATGCTAAAGCAGGTGAATTTGTATACGATCACCCTTTCCTTTGGGGAAGTAAACGTACTGGACCCGATTTATTACGTGTTGGTGGTAAGTACTCAGACAACTGGCACTTAAACCACATGTACGATCCACAGAGTACTTCTTCGGGCTCTATAATGCCTTCTTATTCTTGGCTTGTTCGTGATAAGCTTGACAAATCTGATACGGAGAGTAAAATGGAAGCGATGATCACTTTAGGTGTGCCTTATACTTCTGATGATGTTAAAAATGCGCAAGCAAATATGGATACTCAAGGTACTAAAATTGAGAATAATTTATATGCTGATCCCGATTTTGCAAAAACATACGAAGCTGATAAAAAGTATGCTAAAGAAAATAATTTAGAATTTACTGAAATGCGTGATCGCGAAATTGTTGCAATGATTGCTTATTTGCAGCGCTTAGGTACAGATATTAAAATAAAAGAAACAGGAGAATTAATCCCAGAAAATAAATAA
- a CDS encoding heavy metal translocating P-type ATPase metal-binding domain-containing protein, with protein METKKCYHCGDNCETKPIYFDDKNFCCNGCKTVYDIFSSNNLSYYYDIQAAAGATPKATEGKYDFLETESIIERLTEFNDNNLQIVNLYIPHIHCSSCIWILENLNKLNPAVSNSQVDFPKKTIRISYNTEKTSLKAVALLLAHIGYEPYISLDDFDNKKKGADRTLIYKLGVAGFAFGNVMFLSFPEYFDLSTSKNTGGEFWLNQYQDVFRWLMFILSLPVVFYAGNDYFISAYKGLRSKLLNIDVPIALGILVLFIRSTLEITFDWGSGFFDSLTGLVFFLLLGKFFQQKTYSFLSFERDYKSYFPIAVTRILSDKKEESIQVHNIKKGDRLLIRNEELIPVDGILINGNATIDYSFVSGESEPVHKTSGNKIFAGGKQLNGAIEMEALKSVSQSYLTQLWSNAVFQEDKSSKFQTLTDSIGKRFTIFVLTIAFAATLFWLFYDASKAINVFTAVLIIACPCAIALASPFTLGNMLRIFGRKKFYLKDTQTIEQLAQIDTAIFDKTGTITTAKKSTASYEGLELTKEEELLLKNTLRASNHPLSRSLYNILSANDIVTLDEYEEHIGLGIEGAINNRHIKIGSANFVGNTAEDSIKNTAVYISSNNNYKGRFIFKNEYREGISDLFKTMSESLQLAILSGDNEGEKNKLEQLLPKLTPLYFNQKPSDKLEFIKSLQNQGKKVVMVGDGLNDAGALAQSNVGIAISENVTIFSPACDAILDATKFQELYTYILASKKAIKIIKWSFVLSLLYNIIGLYFATTGQLKPVIAAILMPLSSISIVAFTTIATNILGRKLR; from the coding sequence ATGGAAACTAAAAAATGTTATCATTGCGGTGATAATTGCGAAACAAAGCCAATATATTTTGATGATAAGAACTTCTGCTGTAACGGTTGCAAAACCGTATACGATATTTTTTCATCAAACAATTTATCCTATTACTACGATATACAAGCAGCTGCAGGTGCCACACCCAAAGCAACAGAAGGTAAATATGACTTTTTAGAAACTGAATCTATAATTGAACGTCTTACAGAGTTTAATGATAATAACCTGCAAATTGTAAATTTATATATACCACATATTCATTGCAGTTCATGTATATGGATTTTAGAAAATTTAAATAAGTTGAACCCCGCTGTTAGTAATTCGCAGGTTGATTTTCCTAAAAAAACAATCAGAATATCTTATAACACAGAAAAAACTTCGCTAAAAGCCGTTGCACTTTTATTAGCGCATATTGGCTACGAACCTTACATATCTTTAGATGATTTTGATAACAAAAAAAAAGGAGCCGATAGAACTCTTATTTATAAATTAGGTGTTGCTGGTTTTGCATTCGGTAATGTTATGTTTTTATCATTCCCTGAGTATTTTGACCTTTCTACAAGTAAAAATACTGGAGGTGAATTTTGGTTAAACCAATACCAAGACGTTTTTAGATGGCTGATGTTCATTTTATCATTGCCAGTAGTTTTCTATGCCGGAAACGATTATTTTATATCTGCCTATAAAGGGCTTCGTTCTAAACTATTAAATATAGATGTCCCTATTGCTTTAGGTATTTTAGTGCTTTTTATTAGAAGTACTTTAGAAATTACTTTTGATTGGGGGTCTGGCTTTTTTGATAGCTTAACAGGACTTGTATTTTTTCTTCTTTTAGGTAAATTTTTTCAACAAAAAACATATTCATTTCTTTCTTTTGAAAGAGATTACAAATCCTATTTCCCCATTGCTGTAACTCGTATTCTTTCAGATAAAAAAGAGGAATCAATTCAGGTACATAATATAAAAAAAGGAGATCGATTACTCATCAGAAATGAAGAATTGATACCTGTTGATGGAATTTTAATAAATGGAAACGCCACTATAGATTATAGCTTTGTTTCAGGAGAATCAGAACCTGTTCATAAAACCTCAGGTAACAAAATTTTTGCTGGTGGGAAACAATTAAACGGCGCTATTGAAATGGAAGCATTAAAATCTGTTTCTCAAAGTTACCTAACCCAACTATGGAGTAATGCTGTTTTTCAAGAAGATAAGTCAAGTAAATTTCAAACCCTAACAGATAGTATTGGTAAACGTTTTACAATTTTTGTATTAACTATTGCTTTTGCAGCAACTTTATTCTGGTTATTCTACGATGCTAGTAAAGCCATAAACGTATTTACCGCTGTTTTAATCATTGCTTGCCCGTGTGCGATTGCATTAGCGTCTCCTTTTACCTTAGGTAATATGCTACGCATTTTTGGTAGAAAAAAATTCTATTTGAAAGACACACAAACCATAGAGCAATTAGCACAAATAGACACTGCAATTTTTGATAAAACAGGCACCATTACCACGGCTAAAAAAAGCACAGCCAGTTATGAGGGTCTAGAACTTACAAAGGAAGAAGAATTACTTTTAAAAAATACATTAAGAGCATCAAACCACCCATTAAGCAGAAGTTTATATAACATACTTTCGGCAAATGACATTGTAACACTTGATGAATATGAAGAACATATAGGGTTAGGTATTGAAGGAGCCATTAATAACCGCCATATAAAAATTGGATCTGCAAATTTTGTAGGTAACACCGCTGAAGATTCTATTAAAAATACTGCCGTATATATTAGTAGCAACAATAATTACAAAGGTCGATTTATATTTAAAAATGAATATAGAGAAGGTATATCAGATCTTTTTAAAACAATGTCCGAAAGTTTGCAACTAGCTATTTTATCTGGTGATAATGAGGGTGAAAAAAATAAATTAGAACAACTACTACCTAAACTAACACCATTATATTTTAACCAAAAACCCTCAGATAAATTAGAGTTTATAAAGTCTTTACAAAACCAAGGCAAAAAAGTAGTTATGGTTGGTGATGGTTTGAATGATGCAGGTGCTTTAGCACAAAGTAACGTTGGCATCGCTATTTCAGAAAACGTCACTATTTTTTCTCCTGCCTGTGATGCCATTTTAGATGCTACTAAATTTCAAGAGTTATACACTTATATTTTAGCATCAAAAAAAGCTATAAAAATTATAAAATGGAGTTTTGTTTTATCATTACTCTATAATATTATTGGCCTTTATTTTGCTACAACAGGACAATTAAAACCTGTTATCGCGGCAATATTAATGCCTTTGAGTTCTATTAGTATTGTTGCTTTCACGACAATAGCTACTAATATTTTAGGAAGAAAATTGAGATAA
- the hutG gene encoding formimidoylglutamase, whose amino-acid sequence MLAYKKTTPELWSGRSSEQKLYLHEKVHCVIIDEIEIAQNQKTIALLGYACDEGVKRNHGRIGAVNGPDAIRQSLAKFPNHLSDETTLLDCGTIVCLNEDLETTQEVLAKNISLLLAKKTFPIVLGGGHDIAYGHFKGIRKYLGDKKIGVINFDAHFDLRSTSSESTSGTPFYQIAQDHNKENATFEYLCLGIRKDANDKKLFEIASDLHVMYLETAHFNMHYLEHVQLILMQFIEDVDYVYTTIDLDGFSSAYAPGVSAPSPMGFAPNIVLESLKVIIDSKKLISLDIAEMNPTYDIDGQTAKLAASLVHYVMHHK is encoded by the coding sequence ATGCTGGCATACAAAAAAACAACCCCCGAATTATGGTCTGGTAGATCCTCTGAACAAAAACTTTACCTGCACGAAAAAGTACACTGTGTTATTATTGATGAAATTGAAATAGCACAAAATCAAAAAACAATTGCCTTATTAGGCTATGCGTGTGATGAAGGTGTAAAAAGAAATCATGGTAGAATTGGTGCCGTAAATGGTCCTGACGCTATTCGTCAATCCTTAGCTAAATTTCCAAATCATTTATCAGATGAAACTACTTTACTTGATTGCGGAACTATCGTTTGCCTAAATGAAGATCTAGAAACCACACAAGAAGTACTTGCTAAAAACATAAGTTTGTTATTAGCTAAAAAAACATTCCCGATAGTTTTAGGTGGCGGTCATGATATCGCTTACGGTCATTTTAAAGGAATCAGAAAATACCTAGGTGATAAAAAAATAGGTGTTATAAATTTTGATGCACATTTTGATTTACGTTCTACTTCAAGCGAAAGCACATCTGGAACTCCTTTCTACCAAATAGCACAAGACCATAATAAAGAGAACGCTACTTTTGAATACTTATGCTTAGGCATCAGAAAAGACGCAAATGATAAAAAACTTTTTGAAATAGCATCTGACTTGCATGTAATGTATTTAGAAACCGCGCACTTTAACATGCACTATTTAGAGCATGTGCAACTCATCTTAATGCAATTTATAGAAGATGTAGATTACGTGTACACCACAATAGATTTAGATGGATTCTCATCTGCTTATGCTCCTGGAGTAAGCGCGCCTTCTCCAATGGGCTTCGCACCAAATATTGTTTTAGAGAGTCTAAAAGTAATTATAGATAGTAAAAAACTAATAAGTCTAGATATCGCAGAAATGAATCCCACCTATGATATAGACGGTCAAACTGCTAAATTAGCTGCTTCATTAGTACATTATGTGATGCATCACAAATAA
- a CDS encoding Crp/Fnr family transcriptional regulator has protein sequence MREGKESRCEQCIIRQFNSLRAMNKEELKKISDTKVTRLVKKGEPIFQEGEKLNGVFCVREGISKLSKLSANGKDQIVKLATKGQVLGQRSVIAEETSNLSAVAVNDMEVCFIPKDGIMTTLNTNPNFAVEVLRHMAHDLKEADDVIVNMSQKTVKQRVAEAFLYMKKNYGEDKEGFLVLTLSREDIANVVGTATESCIRIISEFKKKGYIKASGKKIAITDVKGLTELMES, from the coding sequence ATGAGAGAAGGTAAAGAGTCTAGATGTGAACAATGTATAATTCGACAGTTCAATTCATTGCGTGCAATGAATAAAGAAGAGTTGAAAAAAATATCAGACACAAAGGTTACTCGATTGGTTAAAAAGGGAGAACCTATTTTTCAAGAAGGAGAAAAGTTGAATGGTGTTTTTTGTGTTAGAGAAGGTATTTCTAAGCTTTCTAAATTAAGCGCAAACGGAAAAGATCAAATAGTAAAACTGGCAACAAAAGGGCAGGTTTTAGGGCAACGATCTGTAATAGCTGAAGAAACTTCTAATCTGAGTGCTGTTGCTGTTAACGATATGGAGGTTTGCTTTATACCTAAAGATGGTATTATGACTACTTTAAATACAAATCCTAATTTTGCAGTAGAAGTACTGAGGCATATGGCTCACGATTTAAAAGAGGCAGATGATGTTATTGTAAACATGTCACAAAAAACGGTTAAGCAACGTGTAGCGGAAGCTTTTTTATACATGAAAAAAAATTATGGAGAAGATAAAGAAGGTTTTTTAGTATTGACATTGTCTAGAGAAGATATCGCAAATGTAGTTGGTACAGCAACAGAATCATGTATTAGAATTATATCTGAATTTAAAAAGAAAGGATACATTAAAGCCTCTGGTAAAAAAATAGCAATTACAGATGTGAAGGGGCTTACTGAACTTATGGAGAGCTAG